From the Leptospira biflexa serovar Patoc strain 'Patoc 1 (Paris)' genome, one window contains:
- a CDS encoding S49 family peptidase translates to MFRILFLLLFLPFRVLYLFYLRLSLLFQRNREVYELEMPPQFEDSYKSFFVKKFQGKEETITRLELLVLLRTLQKNPKIKTLDISLPPLEWTLSEFYEIRNELKAIRDSGKTIRMFAKEGGMGTLLLLTIANEAYLAPESEFTVLLPSAEPMFFGKFLKTWGIEVQAFASGPYKSFAESFTRGEFSKEARKNLESLILNLRTLLLESLTNGKKSLEPFFYKPMLSADDLLTEGVIHGIKTESEFFSEDRKIFSRVYPIVYQTVKEFSLFPKANKEVVILPLEGGITGGDYLHKNRENGKIEAFSLIPTLKALGEDKKIKAVILEISSPGGSAFYSEQIHQEILELKKTKPVTAYFKDTVASGGYYIATAADYITASPVCITGSIGAVSIRANLQKLYKKFHLNKEAVGFYPFRDIHSEFQPLSKQSVLYLESQIKKIEGLFYKRVSEGRDIPLKELPNIGMGRVYLPTTENKIVDSLGGLLDAIEFVKEKLGGKGIYLTEELPSYNLKNKIPLLGGLLSELKILESLGEVSLLSPIKLHWKNRI, encoded by the coding sequence GTGTTTCGAATTCTTTTTTTACTTCTTTTTTTGCCATTCCGAGTTTTGTACCTATTTTACCTACGTCTAAGCCTTCTTTTCCAACGGAACCGAGAGGTCTATGAATTGGAAATGCCCCCCCAGTTTGAGGACTCCTATAAATCATTTTTTGTGAAAAAATTCCAAGGAAAGGAAGAAACCATCACTCGATTGGAACTCCTTGTACTACTGCGAACCTTACAAAAAAATCCGAAAATCAAAACCCTCGATATCAGTTTACCTCCATTGGAATGGACTCTTTCGGAATTTTATGAAATCAGAAACGAACTCAAAGCCATCCGAGACAGTGGAAAAACCATCCGTATGTTTGCCAAAGAAGGTGGCATGGGGACATTACTCCTCCTAACAATCGCAAATGAAGCTTACCTGGCACCAGAATCCGAGTTTACAGTTTTATTACCAAGCGCCGAACCAATGTTCTTTGGTAAGTTTTTAAAAACCTGGGGGATCGAAGTCCAAGCTTTTGCTTCCGGTCCCTACAAGTCCTTTGCCGAAAGTTTCACTCGGGGAGAGTTCTCAAAAGAAGCACGAAAAAACTTAGAATCACTCATCTTAAACCTTCGCACTCTCCTATTAGAATCACTCACCAATGGAAAAAAATCGCTAGAACCATTCTTTTACAAACCGATGTTATCTGCGGATGACTTACTTACGGAAGGAGTGATCCATGGCATCAAAACCGAATCAGAGTTTTTTTCGGAAGATCGAAAGATTTTTTCGAGAGTGTATCCGATTGTCTACCAAACAGTAAAAGAATTTTCCTTATTTCCCAAAGCAAACAAGGAAGTGGTCATTCTTCCTTTAGAAGGAGGGATCACCGGTGGAGATTATTTACATAAAAATAGAGAAAATGGAAAAATAGAAGCATTTTCCTTAATCCCCACCTTAAAAGCATTAGGTGAAGATAAAAAAATCAAAGCTGTGATCTTAGAAATTTCCTCTCCCGGTGGGTCTGCTTTTTATTCGGAACAAATCCACCAAGAAATTTTGGAATTAAAGAAAACCAAACCGGTCACAGCCTATTTTAAAGACACAGTGGCAAGCGGTGGGTATTACATTGCAACTGCAGCCGATTACATCACAGCCTCTCCTGTTTGTATCACAGGGTCCATTGGAGCGGTGAGTATCCGTGCCAATTTACAGAAATTGTATAAAAAATTTCATTTGAATAAAGAAGCAGTTGGATTTTACCCTTTCCGGGACATCCATTCTGAGTTCCAACCTCTCTCCAAACAAAGTGTATTGTACTTAGAATCACAAATCAAAAAAATAGAAGGTTTGTTTTACAAACGTGTTTCCGAAGGAAGGGACATCCCCCTAAAAGAACTTCCGAACATTGGAATGGGAAGAGTTTATTTACCAACAACCGAAAACAAAATTGTTGATTCACTTGGTGGTTTACTCGATGCCATTGAATTCGTGAAGGAGAAGTTAGGTGGTAAAGGGATATACCTCACAGAAGAATTGCCTTCCTATAACTTAAAAAATAAAATCCCTCTCCTTGGAGGTCTACTCAGTGAATTGAAAATTCTGGAGTCACTTGGCGAAGTATCCTTACTTTCCCCGATCAAACTCCACTGGAAAAATCGTATCTGA
- a CDS encoding L-threonylcarbamoyladenylate synthase has protein sequence MKTLISSDVRLLADLIRKGGVVVFPTETVFGIGAASDNEDACLRIYQIKGRPSDNPLIAHFSSIDAIKKVCYVNEVANQLLCEFSPGPFTLVLPKTDPKIFPKQLPTLAVRIPKNPVIREWIEACGSPISAPSANLSGRPSLTRMTDVVRYFDGIVDGILIAEEPNLGIESTVLGLTTEVPVLLRPGSIESQALRRFLPNLVIPNEIKSKDSKSEDSKTNQSFVPLSPGMKYKHYAPNAKVVLLETEIFLSTFSKQGMDPKFAWIGFSFGSKTLPEVLGGNRVLCVANNIDYMAKLYAFFESCDLEGYNRIYCEMPREEEGREGLLNRLEKAAATSFE, from the coding sequence ATGAAAACTCTTATCTCTTCGGATGTTCGTTTGCTTGCGGACCTCATCCGAAAGGGAGGAGTGGTTGTATTTCCCACAGAAACCGTATTTGGAATTGGTGCGGCAAGTGACAACGAAGATGCCTGTTTACGGATTTACCAAATCAAAGGAAGGCCAAGTGATAATCCTCTTATCGCCCATTTTTCCTCCATCGATGCAATCAAAAAAGTCTGTTATGTGAATGAGGTCGCCAATCAGTTATTATGCGAATTTTCCCCTGGTCCATTTACCTTGGTTTTACCAAAAACTGATCCAAAGATCTTTCCAAAGCAGTTACCTACCTTAGCCGTTCGGATTCCGAAAAACCCAGTCATCCGCGAGTGGATTGAAGCATGCGGGTCACCCATCTCCGCACCTTCCGCCAACCTTTCAGGAAGGCCTTCCCTTACTCGCATGACAGATGTTGTGCGTTACTTTGATGGAATTGTGGATGGAATTTTGATCGCTGAAGAACCAAACTTAGGAATTGAATCCACAGTGCTTGGACTCACGACCGAAGTTCCCGTTCTCCTTCGGCCAGGTTCCATCGAATCACAGGCCTTAAGACGGTTTTTGCCAAATTTAGTGATTCCAAACGAAATCAAATCCAAAGATTCCAAATCCGAGGATTCCAAAACAAATCAATCCTTTGTCCCTTTGAGTCCAGGAATGAAATACAAACACTATGCCCCCAACGCAAAAGTGGTTTTACTTGAGACAGAGATTTTTTTATCAACATTTTCAAAACAAGGGATGGATCCTAAATTCGCTTGGATTGGGTTTTCCTTTGGTTCAAAAACTTTGCCGGAAGTGTTAGGAGGAAATCGAGTTTTGTGTGTTGCAAATAACATTGACTATATGGCAAAACTCTATGCGTTTTTTGAATCCTGTGATTTAGAAGGCTACAATCGAATTTATTGTGAAATGCCACGAGAGGAAGAAGGAAGGGAAGGCCTTCTCAATCGATTGGAAAAGGCTGCTGCTACGAGTTTCGAGTAA
- a CDS encoding glycosyl hydrolase family 18 protein yields MSESQSPNAPKRPLSNVAKYSLLFASWFFLSAISFYLGMNLMQNSGSSLVLKDLPKTGNTNPSVVEASTPSLGTPSEMETTNPTDSKPTTSVEEEVMETPNFLPDENVSFRSSAWSTDWTAMKKTVHLYNEIHPFIYTMKGGLSNTGELISTWSTSSRKERVQELRALNPNVKIIPTIFRWENPKEKIQENIGMGGRNDIRDHHIQVIVNEIMTYGYDGIDIDYEGMSCDKKEKFEEFFALLAKEVHKKGKLISVAVHPKTPAEKSKKKELQCRGLSKPIQLDFRENWRGPTTHDYAFLAKHADRVKIMAYELHPRKYHNPGPGPQAPNVWLKDIITYAKKRVPTHKLYMAIPTYGYDWALNCKSSAKAIYHSDAQRIKAGTHKNRQPTDINRILNEENKVASWRNLSKFSDIHKNRAYEDPSLWYTSGGCDRVAFYMNRRAFEEKMTLLRKYDLGGFSFWQLVTDNDPEINVYLSKLVQGQLPPVEKAKEEEEPKEETTIQNTESKETVKVSESKPKSKSKTKQF; encoded by the coding sequence ATGTCAGAATCACAATCCCCAAATGCCCCTAAACGCCCACTTTCGAATGTGGCGAAATATTCCTTACTATTTGCCTCCTGGTTCTTTTTATCCGCGATATCGTTTTATTTGGGAATGAATCTCATGCAAAATTCTGGTTCGAGTTTGGTCCTAAAGGACCTACCCAAAACAGGAAACACGAACCCAAGTGTTGTGGAAGCTTCCACACCGTCTCTCGGCACACCATCGGAAATGGAAACAACCAATCCGACAGATTCCAAACCAACTACCTCCGTGGAAGAAGAGGTGATGGAAACTCCTAATTTTCTCCCAGATGAAAATGTGAGTTTTCGTTCTTCTGCATGGTCTACGGACTGGACGGCGATGAAAAAAACGGTCCATCTTTATAACGAAATCCATCCCTTCATTTATACGATGAAAGGAGGGCTTTCCAATACTGGGGAGCTTATCTCTACTTGGTCAACCAGCTCCAGAAAAGAACGAGTCCAGGAACTTCGTGCCTTAAATCCAAACGTAAAAATCATCCCTACCATCTTTCGTTGGGAAAATCCAAAAGAAAAAATCCAAGAAAATATTGGAATGGGCGGACGAAATGATATCCGTGACCACCACATCCAAGTGATTGTGAACGAGATCATGACCTATGGATATGATGGAATTGACATCGACTATGAAGGGATGTCCTGCGACAAAAAAGAAAAGTTCGAAGAATTTTTTGCCCTTCTTGCCAAGGAAGTTCATAAAAAAGGGAAATTGATTTCGGTTGCCGTCCACCCAAAGACGCCGGCAGAAAAATCCAAAAAGAAAGAACTCCAATGCCGTGGACTTTCAAAACCCATCCAATTGGATTTTCGCGAAAATTGGAGAGGTCCTACCACTCATGACTATGCCTTCCTTGCCAAACATGCGGATCGTGTGAAGATCATGGCCTATGAACTCCACCCAAGGAAGTATCATAACCCAGGTCCAGGTCCACAAGCTCCCAATGTGTGGTTAAAAGACATCATCACCTATGCCAAAAAAAGGGTACCCACTCACAAACTTTATATGGCAATCCCTACTTATGGATATGACTGGGCACTCAATTGTAAGTCTTCTGCCAAGGCGATTTACCATTCGGATGCACAAAGGATCAAAGCAGGCACACATAAAAACCGCCAACCCACGGACATCAATCGTATCTTAAATGAAGAAAACAAAGTAGCAAGTTGGAGAAACTTATCCAAGTTTTCTGACATCCACAAAAACCGTGCCTATGAAGACCCTTCCTTGTGGTATACAAGTGGCGGTTGTGATCGAGTGGCGTTTTATATGAACCGTCGTGCCTTCGAAGAGAAGATGACTCTTTTACGTAAGTATGACCTCGGTGGATTTTCTTTTTGGCAACTCGTCACTGACAATGACCCTGAGATCAATGTTTATTTGAGTAAACTCGTACAAGGACAATTGCCACCAGTCGAAAAAGCGAAGGAAGAAGAAGAACCAAAAGAAGAAACAACAATCCAAAATACCGAATCCAAAGAAACGGTAAAGGTTTCCGAATCCAAACCAAAATCCAAATCAAAAACCAAACAGTTTTAA
- a CDS encoding queuosine precursor transporter: MHALKQKPVILYTVLLSFFLTFLLLAELTGSKLFFAFGFTMTMGVIPFPVTFIITDLLNEYFGRKVVRATTFLGMVMIGFAYLLIVIDIQIPASPDSPIDDASFERVFANSGLVILGSIIAYVIGQMIDLHTFHFLRKKTKGKHIWLRATGSTVISQLIDSFVVIFIALGKYHPVPKLVSIASTNFLYKMGVAILITPILYAIHIYIDRYLGENLKQQMFKEAMEEEGYESTIQPG; this comes from the coding sequence ATGCATGCCTTAAAACAAAAACCTGTGATCCTTTATACTGTCCTTCTCAGTTTTTTTCTGACCTTTTTACTGCTTGCAGAGCTCACTGGTAGTAAATTATTTTTTGCCTTCGGGTTCACCATGACCATGGGTGTGATTCCCTTTCCCGTCACCTTTATCATCACGGACTTACTCAACGAATACTTTGGAAGGAAAGTGGTGCGTGCCACAACCTTTCTCGGAATGGTGATGATTGGGTTTGCTTATCTTCTCATTGTCATCGACATCCAAATCCCCGCAAGCCCCGATTCACCAATTGATGATGCCTCCTTCGAACGCGTCTTTGCCAATTCAGGCCTTGTCATCCTTGGATCCATCATTGCGTATGTGATTGGTCAGATGATTGACTTACATACCTTCCATTTCCTTCGAAAAAAAACAAAGGGCAAACACATTTGGCTTCGGGCAACAGGTTCCACTGTCATCTCACAACTCATCGATTCTTTTGTTGTGATTTTCATAGCACTTGGGAAATACCACCCAGTCCCAAAACTTGTTTCCATTGCGAGTACCAATTTTTTGTACAAAATGGGAGTGGCCATTCTCATCACACCCATCCTCTATGCAATCCATATCTACATTGATCGTTACTTAGGGGAAAATTTAAAACAACAGATGTTCAAAGAAGCGATGGAAGAAGAAGGATACGAATCCACCATCCAACCAGGGTAA
- a CDS encoding glycerophosphodiester phosphodiesterase has product MWKPRTERLQTILGKEPANIGHRGARGLAPENTLVSFLVGSEFTHLFELDTMLCGSGELVVIHDFTVDRTTDGTGKVSEFSYRKLAELDAGGFFDESFEGEQIPTLSQVVQTLPETSVFDIELKSEGKTEERVALAKAVVKLIRKYQLIDRVWVSSFDWELVELVRQEETEVLRGLLIEKGDSLNSRYMEYEPDLILPHVSHCTKEFVTQCQSESLLVIPYTPNEEGEWKTLLEVGVSGLITDFPDLLADYLKK; this is encoded by the coding sequence ATGTGGAAACCACGCACCGAAAGGTTACAAACAATTCTTGGGAAAGAACCTGCAAACATAGGCCATCGGGGTGCTCGGGGCCTTGCACCTGAAAATACCCTTGTCTCTTTCCTTGTAGGGTCAGAATTCACACATCTCTTCGAATTGGATACGATGTTATGCGGCTCGGGAGAACTTGTGGTGATCCATGATTTTACCGTAGACCGAACCACCGATGGTACAGGAAAAGTTTCGGAATTCAGCTATCGTAAGTTAGCGGAACTGGATGCCGGTGGATTCTTTGATGAAAGTTTTGAAGGAGAACAAATTCCGACTCTTTCCCAAGTGGTCCAAACCCTACCCGAAACGAGTGTATTTGATATTGAACTCAAAAGTGAAGGCAAAACAGAAGAGAGAGTGGCACTAGCCAAAGCCGTTGTCAAACTGATTCGGAAATATCAATTAATTGATCGTGTTTGGGTGAGTAGTTTTGATTGGGAACTTGTGGAGCTTGTTAGGCAAGAAGAAACTGAAGTGCTCCGAGGACTCCTAATCGAAAAAGGAGATTCGCTAAACTCTCGTTACATGGAATATGAACCTGACTTAATTTTACCCCATGTTTCTCACTGTACCAAGGAATTTGTAACCCAATGTCAATCAGAGTCCCTACTTGTCATCCCTTACACTCCGAATGAAGAAGGAGAGTGGAAAACCTTACTTGAGGTAGGAGTATCAGGGCTCATCACAGATTTTCCCG